One Argentina anserina chromosome 6, drPotAnse1.1, whole genome shotgun sequence genomic window, TAACTAATAGGAAAAGCACCATCTATGCCCTGATGAAGAGTAGCTCAGAGATGTTGAAGTGCATGAGATTGTAGTTATAACAAGTGTAGTCTCATATATACCCTTGTCATTGACTGCAGCTGAGCTCTTCCTGGGGAATTGGATTTCTGCAGTGTTGAAGAGGACATGGTGGATGGATTCCCTTATGAGATTCCTGAAGAATACCAGAGCATGCCTTTATTGAAGGGGAGAGCAACAGTGGATATGAAAGTCAAGGTTAAGGATAATCCCAACCTTGCTGACTGTGTCTTTCGTATTGTCCTTGATGGTTACAATGCTCCTGTAACGTCTGGGAACTTTGTCGACTTGGTGGAAAGACACTTTTATGATGGCATGGAAATCCAAAGAGGTAAATTTTACTGCAAAAATGTATtagtttgagtgtcttttcttggtatttagtatttactggCTCATCTCACCTCAAGAAGACTTAAAAATTCTCAAGGTTTTGATTGCAGCGGATGGATTTGTTGTTCAGACTGGTGATCCTGAAGGACCTGCAGAGGGTTTCATTGACCCAAGTACCGAGAAAACCAGGACGATACCTTTAGAAATTTCTGTGGTTGGAGAGAAAGCACCCGTTTATGGAGCAACTTTGGAAGTAAGATTCTGGTCACTCCCTCTCTCCCTTTTTTGTATGTGTGTTATTTTGATTGATTGCATGTGTGATGGATGAAAGCTGAAAACAATAACCAAACTCGATATGGACAGTCAAAGTAGAAGACAACAACCCTTACCGTCTGTGTTATTGATCTTTATCGAGCAGTATAACTGGAATCTCATAGTGCTTTTGACATTGATATAATTTCCCAGGAACTCGGGTTATACAAGGCTCAGACGAAGCTTCCATTTAATGCATTTGGAACAATGGCAATGGCCAGAGATGTGGGTTAATTTCTCTTCCTCAAGTGCatactttttcttgaatgaaTTTGATGGCTAACCGAGAGATTCCCATTGATTCTGTTGACAGGAATTTGAGAACAATTCTGCTTCGAGCCAGATATTTTGGTTACTAAAGGAAAGTGAACTAACTCCCAGTAACGCCAATATCTTGGATGGTAGATATGCAGTTTTTGGGTACATTATAGATAATGAAGACTTTTTGGCAGATCTCAAGGTTGGTGATGTTATTGAGTCTATCCAAGTTGTTTCTGGCCTGGAAAATCTAGTGAATCCAAGCTACAAGATTGCTAACTAGACAAAAGCCTATATCTACTTTGGTGATGTACCTCACACGGGTTTGTAAGGCCATTTTCAACAAATTTCTTCGAGGCTTCATTCTGGTAATGTCTACCATTTGTAAGTTATTACAAGGCAACCATTTGCAAGTCTGTCTCTAGAGAATTGTTTAATTTTGAGTGTATTTATCAACGGAAATTAGATCCAGGTTATGCCTATGTCTAATAGCTTTGTTTCATTtgtaacattacataaaacatTTCATCAGCAGACTTGATTTAATAGCATTGCCCTACCAAGAGGGACCTCACATCTGGAGTCAAGTACCTTCAATGCAATTTAGTGATTGAATCATGTAATTGTTAACCTTTAGCTCAGAGTTCTATTTAATTGAGAGATCCACTGAAATTGAAACCATTGTGTGAGTGCCAGACATGTAAAAGCTGCAAGCATAATCAGAAAAAACATCTTCcatgaaaattttaattcatGTATGGAAGCTCTGATAATTGGTCCATTTACTCCTGAGTAACCACCTTGTGAAATTACATGCATTTTCATAGATAGGAGACTAACTAgacaaaaagaaggaaaagctTTACAAATCTGTTGTCCAGCAAAGTAACATAGTGCAGAGCTCCTCTTAGCCTACAGCCTCCACAATTTTGTATCCACTCACTCTTAATTCTCAGGtctatcaaattcaatgatTTGCAGAATAATTCCACTCTTGCATCACAAAGGAGAAGATCTTTCAAGGTCCTCGGTACCTTCGGAAGCAGAGGCAACCCTGAGGATGATCATGAGGGAGCATACCTCCACCTTTGGTTGTGTCGACAGCCTCCAACATTGCAACTACCTCATCCATCTCGGGGCGCTTATCAGGGTTAGCATCCCAACATCGCTTCATAACATTTGCAAGACCGCTAGGGCAGCAACGAGGTATCTCTGGCCTCAGATTCTGTAGTTCAATATAGAAGTTTGATATCTCTTTTAGCTTTATAGTATAATACTACTCAGAGTGATTTTACTACAAGTGGCTACGAGTAGATAATCATTCAATGTAAAGTGTATAAAGTTTCTAATCTCGACAAGTATAATATATCTACCTGACGGACAACAGCTGATGTCACCTCCGAGAAACTAAGGTCAGGATATGGCATGTCACAGCAGTATATTTCCCACAAGCATATGCCAAAACTGTACACATCACATTTCCTATTATATGGGTTGCCATTGAGAACCTGTCCCAACCCAAGTCATATACCACAAATCAGAAACAGAAATATTGTGGAAAGAAACTCTTTCTCTTATATCTGCAAATGAGTTTGTTGATGTATAAATGAATGTTGAAGCACTGCATCAAGCAACTTTTTGTTTGGGAATTAAGAGCCATGGACCTCAAGAGATGCGACAAAAATGCAGCAAGCAAATTGCCTAGTGCCTAGTTAGATGCTACCCATAATTATGgattaataaaaaaacaaaaagattttgagaatttattttcatcttAAATATTTGATCAGCAGGTGGAGCTTCTATCACCCACTAATGTGCCACAAAGCAGAGGCCAGATCATATGTGAAATGGCAAAATTTGTTCCTAGTCTTGGCACATTATCAACTCTACAGAGAGAAAAAAGTCCATTTTAAACATTTTACACATGATGGTTTGAACGCAATGTAGTAAGATAAGCAAGATAGACACCCTTATGGTATAAACCAGGAGATGGAATGTAAGTGCAGCATACTCCCCAGAGTTTAGCATGTAGGCAATATCAGATGAGATGCATGAGAGTGATTGGTTCATGGCAGATTTCAAAATATAGTTAATTTGAGTATACCTCTGGTGCCATGTAACCAAGGGTTCCAGTCTCGCCTGTCATGTCATTAGGATTTGAGGCCTCCACACGAGCAACCCCAAAGTCGGCTATCTTTACAGTACTTTTCTTGTCCAGAAGCATGTTTTCTGTTTTAACATCTCTGTGGACAATCTTCTGTGAATGGAGATAGCATAAACTGCAGAAATAGTAAGAATGCCAAATGAGTTGATTATATAATAGTAACTGATATACAGCAGCCGAAAAAAGGAGATTCCAACTAAGCCGAAAGTCTGGAGAAGGAAACATATAAAATATAGATAAGTGTTAAAAGATAACCCTCGAGCAAGATCTAGTGCCAGTTGATGTACTACTTTGAAAGCCAGCTTCTTTCTACGGTTCTTTATGAGGTAAGATTtcagggcaccaccaggacaATACTCGACAACAACACAACAAACATTACTTGGCATGCCAACCTGGCCATTGTCTGTTTGTATGTTGAGCTCCGATGTTCCCATTGTTGCTCctataaactgaaaacaattGGAATGAAAGCACTAGCAATGTCAGTATACGCATCCCAATTAGTACATTAAGAATCCAATTTCTCTAGTTTATAAGTGCAGGACACCAGTTTAAGAACTGAAATCCACACTTAAACTTCAttctatttcaatttcaagaaAAAGGGTTCATTCTATATCAACGCACCTTTAGCCatcttatatatatgaagaacttTAACGTGAATATTTATATTCTTAATACAGAAGTCCAGCTTCGTGTGAACAACAATAACTAATGGAAATGATTCAATCATGTTTCCTTCAACTCTGCAGCATGTCAACTTGCACTGGTCGAGAGTGAAGACATGGAAACATTACCTTGGTTACATTAGGATGATCAAGCTTATGCCAGACAGCAACTTCTTGAGTAAAAGCTGCTCTTAGAGAAGCTATTTCAGCATCAGATCTATGGCCTTCTTCTCCCCAATCCAGAAGTTTAACTgagatttgaaagaaacttcatTTTTATACATTATGGGTTTTATGATACAAGCAAATTTATAAACCCACCAACAGAACAACTTTCAGTGTCTAAACCAACAGCATTGCAATAAACAATAAATTTGGTGCATAACGCTAAAGCTGATGTTACTATTACTATATAGTATATACTAATATACATCATTAAGCAGTTAACCACTCATGCAATCATAGTTAGACTATAGCTTTCCCAGCACACCTGGACTATTATCTGGTATTTTTGGGTATGGTCACttaaaacaatttttttacCCGAGTAATTAAGATGAAAATTTTCTTGACGACCAACTACTATGCAACAAACCACTCCAACTTTTTCTCTCCACAAACTGGTGTATACCAAGTGCACATCTATCACTAGTTAGCCATGATGCAATTAATACAGCCAACTCCCAACTGCTCCTAGTCTGTGAATCACGGACCTTCTGAGGAAAAGGGTCCAAGCCATCCACTCTATGATGGGTAGCAAGCGCACATAAGAAGAGTGCACTCAGAACATGTCCCCTTTTAGTTCTAGACAATTAAAGTCagatatatgaagaacaaaaAGGACGAAAGACACAATCTTTGCTAGTGTTCAACACTTGACTTCCCACATCAATAACAATGGAGAACATGCACAGATAATCTGAGGAACTAGCACTAGTAAAAACACTCCAACCCTTCACTAACCAACCTTGAAGCTCGTTAACTCCCAAATAATAGCCATCAGCCAGCCTCAAGAATCAAGAAAAAGACTCAATTGAGGAGGACTCTTGTGTCATTTACCACCCAAAAGACAATAAACTTGTAACTTCCTCTAGAGGAAGTACTTACAAAACACCTACTAGACAAAACAAGAACTCTCAATCTCAAAGACTCCATCACTCATCTGAAAAGCTTGAAACTTCATCACGAAAATGACACCTCCAGAAAACACAGTTTGATATATGCATGCAAATCATTAGTGATCAAACCACTTTGTAAGAAAGATCGAATTTTTGAGAAAATGGGCACCAACAAAACAGAGCAAGACAAGTCGAATTTACCGGCGACGTCTATGCCGTCGTAAATGCCGCGGTGGACGGTGCCGAAGGTGCCTCTGGCGATTGCTCCCTTGACGATGAGCTTGGAAGGATCAATCTCCCACTCTTGTCTCCTGCCGAGCCCCACCACCACCCTTCTAGCTGCTTCGAGTTCTGCTTCTTGTTCCTGTTCCTGCTCtctgttcttgttcttctccATAGTCCACGCCCTGCTCAGATGCTTCTGGAGCTGCTCGTCCAAGCTCTTCAGATCTATCTGGTCCGCCCTCACATACCCACCTCcacctccgccgccgccggtGTCGTTCTTCTCCTTCATTTCTTCAGGCTATGAATGAATATTCAGATGCGTACAGATAGAGACAGAGAAGAGAAGTGTGTCTCTGCGGTTTGTGTACGTGGTGCTAGCTAGCTTACGGTTTTTGTGTACTAATGGCGTCACCGAGGAgtggaagaagaagcagagagTGGTACTAAATACTAGAAGTGCAGGTGCAGCTCTGCTCTGGTGCTCTCCCTATCTTCCATGTGGGCACATGGATTTTGCCTGAAGACGACGTGTGTTTCTGACCCACTTCACCTTCTTACTCTCTCCTCTCCCCAGTCCtcacctcactctctctctctctctctctctctctctctctctctctctctctctcgctctctctctccccattattattgttttcacttttcacaCATTTCACCAGTCAACATGCAGTTGCTTTCTTCCTTTGTTTTCTTCTGTTattactcatatatataaatggatTATAGAGATTTGAGATTTCTATCATTTTCAGCCATTATTATctgtagaaaatcaaatgtTAAAGTGAGCTCAGGTATCatcggaaaaaaaataaaaacagagaGTAAAAGTCAGATTCTTTAAGCTACAGAACACTAGAAAAACACGATGCAACTTTATAATTTATACGAGTTAAGCTCATTATTGTAAGATTTTGTCCAAAAGTGTTGAATGTTTGGATCATATATCTCACAATTTGTAACCTCGAACGAATTACATGCATTTTCTTCAAGTCTCTCTACTTGAATACTACCGCTAATTACAGGATGAATCGTGGATAATGTGGGCGTCCGAATAGTGACAGAACAACATAATATGTGTGTATTTTTCTCTGATAATTATGTAGCTCACTTTGTGGTCAACATACATGTCACATGTGATGCCACATTgatatttgtttatttttttcgaTAATGAAAAAGAGATTACAAACATAACCCACGAGAGCAACCTACACCAAGATTGTCAAAAGGTAGATAGCATTTGTGACGGAACAAGGAAAATTAGACGTCCAATTAGCCACGTTATAAGAAAGACTAAGAGCAACAACGCATCCGTAACAAAATTAGCTTCATGCCAATTATAGACAAAAGAGATGTCATGGAAAAACTCGGTCAACTGAATGATGTCCGCAACAAGAGAACTTGATTTCGAAGGAATAGTGCATTTGTTGTTAATTGAATCAATGAGGATCTTGGAGTCGTTTTATTTGTTGTTGCAAACCCATATTCAGCAACTACTTATTGTGCTTCTCCATTTTTATACTAAAAGCTTACAGAGCAGGAGTGTGGAATCCTCATTCCAAAATTAAATATTACCTcccaagtcccgactctccaAATCAGTTGTGTTTGGCAGAACGGCAGAGATATTTATGGTCAAAACTGGAAGGAAAGAGAACCTGAAGGCTTGTCTATGCTAATTTGGGTATGTTCGATTTCATGATTGAGCAACATATGAGCTCTTATACGAGGGCTCCATTTTTGGGTGCGTAGTTTGATTCTTACAAGGAAAACATGTTCCCTCCAGGTAAGTAGTGAAGCTGTTAGGGCAATGCACATTTTATCCCAGAAGGGTTCAATCTCTAATAGTTACATTCTGACATTGTGATATCCCAAGCTCAACATCCACAATGCGATTGATAGAAAGGTTGAACGGAAAAAGGGCCTTCCGAGTATGAACATTGAGTATTGAGTTGAAGAAAAGATATTTCTTTCTTGAACTGTAATACAGTTCAACGTTACCTTTCCAATTGATAAGTAGCTGGTTGTTTTTGCTGAACATAACATCACAATGCATGTGAAGCCTCTACTTTTTGACTTGAATGAGCAACAAAAGGAGAGGTCACTGGTAATATAGTCACGGAGGCAAGAGAGGGATTAGAGATTGAATGACCCGTGATTCCAGGTTCAAATTCATCTTTACCAGATGGCCAATGTGAGTTACACAACTATTTTCAGACAACATTTCATGCCGACATGAACATGTTTTGTCCAGGAAATAGAGCATCAAATAAGGATCCAAATCCCTTATATCAGGGACCAAAAGCCATTTCACAACTATCCTGTGGCATCATAATAAGTTTACAAAACTGCGCcttgtaaccaaaaaaaatactTGCGCCTTTGGGGGATAATCCCATATACTGAGTCAGGGACTGGACATCAcctatacaatatatatatatatatatatatatatatatatatatatctaaccTGGCCGAGTAATATTTGCCATGATAAGTTGTATGAACAGATGTATCATCCAACCAATGACGCTTCTACGGTTAGAAACCACGAGGGCGTTTCTTTTTCTCTGGCGTGGGACATATTTGTGCCTTGATCCCATATGTTTTTAACTGGAAGATTTCAAAAGCCTCAGAGATCGGCCCAACCTGTACATTATATTGAGATTTGTCACTGGAAAGAAACAATAGCGAATAGAAACTGATAAAAATGTGGCAACAATTGACATACCAGCTCAGGCTTTTTCGAATAGACCCTCACTATCAAATCCTGATACGATGCAGGCAGCAAGTGGCTAATTTGATCATCACTTATTGGGAATTTCACCATACTGTCATAGTCCTgaatagaaatcaaaatttattttaatgaTGCAAAGAAATATACAACTCACCCAAATTACCGCTTATTTGCATCCTACAGCTATTAGTTTTGTGACACAAATATTCATCCAGAAAAGGTAAAACACATTCAATAGTACCAAATATTCAAACTCAGAAGGGTAAGTAGATTACCTGGAAAAAGTTGACACTGGAAGAGATACATGCAGAAACAGTAGAATTGAAGAATTAAATGATGAACAACAAAACTGCAGAACAAATAGCCTGTTAAAAGAAAATAGTCAGGTTACCTTAGAAGGGGATTTTGACTTCCACGAGACAAATCAATCCTGACATTGGTAACAGCAACATCTTCCTCTTTCAATATAATGCCTCCATTTCTCTGTTCAAAAAGTAAGAGAAGATAAAGGACAAACAGCAGAAAAACAACAGTAGTCAGTCGTATTCAAGCAAGCTTAAGTTGGGACCTGAGAACAAACAATATCTTGAGCAGTGACGTTTTTGAAATGTTCCATTTGCTCCTTTGGTACGGTATACTCATTGCAGAACTGCCATCAAGTAATGTCAATCAACAGTAAGTTAAGACCCTATGATACTTCAGTGTACAGCAAAGGATTTATCTGTGAATCTTAATCAACTTACCTGATAGAGATTCCTCCTCCTGATGCGCAGGATCAAGTCCCTAGATTCCTTTAGCTCTTCATTCGGAGCTGTCTCAATGGTTTTAATTATTGAGTCATCTAACTGCATTTGAAAAATTCCAAGATACAACTCTATGAATGAAAGCACTAAACTATCtcataaataaaaacttaaatttggACTTTTAAAAAACCTTCCAATATTCAGCTGGATCCTCAATATGAGATGATATCTGTAGATAATCATTTGCTTTTACAAGGGCATCCACCACCATAAGCTCTATCGCCTACATATAGTAAAATCACTAAAATGtcagaaaattttgaaattataaTGACATCAAACTGGGACAATGAAAGAAAAACGACTGCACGAACAAAAACGGGAGTTGTATGGGATGCTAAAGAGAAATGTATGAGTGAAGAATTCTGTTTATACCTTTACTTTTGGATGTGTATAAACAGTTTGATACAAATCCGCTCGAGTAGCAAATAATTTGTGGACAGTACGACCTAGAATATTAAGCAACCATATGAAgcaaaaaaggaaaataaaatggAAGAGAGATTAATTTGGCAAATTACTAACGCTCTTTATAACGGTAGCAGATCTCATCATCCAAAACCCGCATTGTTTCCATTAATCTGCAAGAGCAGTTGATATTATCTTTCATTCAGTTGATAATACATTCGCTGATTAATAGATCCATCTAACTTTAGCTACAATGCACCAACGATTGATCAATCAAACTTAAGTTCATCCAACCTTTTAAACTCAAAGTTGCATCCCAGCCCACAGGCTCGACTATCACGCACAATATAATCAAACCTGCAAACCATAATATATCCATAGCATGATTTTCCATGAAAAAAGACACAAAAACAGACataaaataaagtttagaTGAGCAATACCAAAAATGAAACCTTCCAAAGCGACTTACTTGTCCACATCAATACCGTTACGGCCATTTGCCACAATTTCATACAGAAAAGGCTTCTCCCTGGATCTCTACATCATGCAATAATGCAAATATTACAGACATGATAACATAGAGTTGCATCAAATGAACAAAATCACATTAATGCTCATTTCTACGCATCTTACAATTGGCATGGCAGTTTCAGAAGCAAGTATCATCTCCTGCAGAGGGAAAACAAGCATCATTGACTTTGGAAAAGTAGATCTAAGTTTCCTTGTCATAGACTCATAAGCAGACTATCGATATATGCATCCTTAAGTAATAGGTTTTAACCTCAAAAAGAACTACAATAGTGTATTTTATTATAAAGGAATCCTCAATTTGGGGGCATTAATCTACATACCTTAACTCTTTTAATCATCTCAGAGTCAATTTCAATATGATGCTGATTAACAATGTGGTCTATCATCTTAACCGACATATCCTCATGAGACCTAGAACAACCAAAGTACATATATGAGGttaattttacaaaatatTGTTTCACAATACCACAAAGACATAAAATGCTAAAGCACATCCGATGTCCTCCAGTCTTTTTATCATGAGAAACAGCACAACTGACACTTCCCATAGAAAGAAAAATCTGCTATATTTGAGGATCAAAGGGTATACATACCAATGGGAGCCACTCTGAACCCGTGGAAGAAACTCGCGTTCAAACAGGTGACTGAAAGGCCCATGGCCAACATCATGCAATAGACCTATAATTTAAGCGAACAAGAGCTATCAGATCACAAAATACAGGGGAGGAAACATTTTGAAAAACAAACATATTCACCTGCAATTTTTACTGTCTGGAGATCAAAGCGGTCAATATCAAGTTCGAGACCCTGTAGACATGCAATTGTATATATAAGACTACAAAAAGGTTCCGGCATATTGTAATTATCACTTCTCAATACCCAAGTAACATTGACTATAGCTTTATTACTTGATAATTTTTTAGCCTCTGAACAGCTTCACCAGCAAGCCAGTAGACACCAAGTGAATGCCCAAAGCGGGAATGCACAGCCCCAGGAAAAACTGAGTTTGTCACTCCTGAGTCATTTCAAAACATACATGTAAGCATATAGCAAGTTCAGTGAATGCCATAGAGAACTTCAATAATTCCAACACTACTGTATCTGGTAGAAGTTTAAATACAagttaagaattctaatctaAAACATCCCGAAGACATATGCACATTGGGCACACTTAAAATAACAACAAAGTATGCCAGTGAACAAAACTTGCAGACGTTAAGCTAACAACTCATTTAGTACACTTAGACACGAGACATATACACTAACGAGCCAAGGAAAGGGCGTAAACTCGCCAAGTTGTTTCAGGTCTCGAAGCCTGCAAAATCAGACACAAACGAAACAAATATTGAAACATAAGCAGATAGCAAAGCACCCCCACAACCAATGTCATTGAACAATAATAAAAAGAACCCATCTTTTGTGATACAAAAACTCAACAACTCACCTTTGAAATTCCTCAGTATCAATAAACTTCAATGAAAGCTGCACCCCCAAATAAGAAAAGTAAATAAATTGACTATTgtcaataaataaaatttcccaagtttcaatcttttccATACCAACCAAGTCAAAAACTGCAGTACTATAAAAATCCATaatctaaattaataaaaGCTACAAACTTTGATCAATAACAGAATGAGGTGAAATAGAAAGAGTACCGGATCGAGGTCAATGCTGCCGTGGACATTGTCGTGGACGTACTTAGAGAACCGGGGGTCTTGGCCGGAACTCAAACTGTATACCGGAGACAACAAAACGCCGTCGTTGCTGTAAGCCCCCATTGCTTGCTAGTAGCGAAGAGGATAAGGTGAGAGATGaaacacaacaacaacaacaacaacaacaacagtaCAATGGAAAGATAGTTGATTAAGATTAACAGAGAGAAGACAGAACTCACCGGTTCCAAGAAAATGGAAAGACAGAAAGGGGTTGTGAAGTTGTGCCGCCAAAAGCAGAGGTTGTAATTGATGAGAGGTAATATAAGTTTTTACTtgatttgatttatttattaCCACTGGTCCTCTCTCTAGGGCTTTTGGTTTGACACAGTTGTTGCAGCGAAgcaggagagagagagagagagagagagagagagagaagagggagtCAAAGGGGCATGTGTCGGAAACTTTGTGGGATATTATTCCCTGTATTTCTCTATCATACTGCAATTTCATACACGTATAAAACTGTATAACTGACCATTCCTCAGATATCATAGAAACAATTTACCTTATTTTGTATCATAAAACAGCTATCGGAGAATCTCATTTATATAGGAGCAAGCGAGCAGCGTTATGATGATAATTACAAGATATATAATGAATTAATGATGATAACAATCGCAAATTGTTACGGTTCAAGATTTTGAATACTATGACATAATCACATCTCGACTGTTACATTGATTAAGACACACAATtcgtttttccttcaacacaaTTCTATGATC contains:
- the LOC126799536 gene encoding peptidyl-prolyl cis-trans isomerase, chloroplastic isoform X2 — its product is MAAFISCHSKFLGPSIPFNVGTRFPVSRNYSSPASIQCRFQNNKQKGSSFSIKECAISIALTVGLITGVPALESYAATPVMPDLAVLISGPPIKDPGALLRYALPIDNKAIREVQKPLEDVTESLKIAGTKAIDSTERNLRQASRALKQGKALIVSGLAESKKDHGAELLGKLEVAMDELQQIVEDKNRDGIAKKQKELLLYVSGVEEDMVDGFPYEIPEEYQSMPLLKGRATVDMKVKVKDNPNLADCVFRIVLDGYNAPVTSGNFVDLVERHFYDGMEIQRADGFVVQTGDPEGPAEGFIDPSTEKTRTIPLEISVVGEKAPVYGATLEELGLYKAQTKLPFNAFGTMAMARDEFENNSASSQIFWLLKESELTPSNANILDGRYAVFGYIIDNEDFLADLKVGDVIESIQVVSGLENLVNPSYKIAN
- the LOC126799536 gene encoding peptidyl-prolyl cis-trans isomerase, chloroplastic isoform X1, which codes for MAAFISCHSKFLGPSIPFNVGTRFPVSRNYSSPASIQCRFQNNKQQKGSSFSIKECAISIALTVGLITGVPALESYAATPVMPDLAVLISGPPIKDPGALLRYALPIDNKAIREVQKPLEDVTESLKIAGTKAIDSTERNLRQASRALKQGKALIVSGLAESKKDHGAELLGKLEVAMDELQQIVEDKNRDGIAKKQKELLLYVSGVEEDMVDGFPYEIPEEYQSMPLLKGRATVDMKVKVKDNPNLADCVFRIVLDGYNAPVTSGNFVDLVERHFYDGMEIQRADGFVVQTGDPEGPAEGFIDPSTEKTRTIPLEISVVGEKAPVYGATLEELGLYKAQTKLPFNAFGTMAMARDEFENNSASSQIFWLLKESELTPSNANILDGRYAVFGYIIDNEDFLADLKVGDVIESIQVVSGLENLVNPSYKIAN
- the LOC126799538 gene encoding serine/threonine-protein kinase STY13, with protein sequence MKEKNDTGGGGGGGGYVRADQIDLKSLDEQLQKHLSRAWTMEKNKNREQEQEQEAELEAARRVVVGLGRRQEWEIDPSKLIVKGAIARGTFGTVHRGIYDGIDVAVKLLDWGEEGHRSDAEIASLRAAFTQEVAVWHKLDHPNVTKFIGATMGTSELNIQTDNGQVGMPSNVCCVVVEYCPGGALKSYLIKNRRKKLAFKVVHQLALDLARGLCYLHSQKIVHRDVKTENMLLDKKSTVKIADFGVARVEASNPNDMTGETGTLGYMAPEVLNGNPYNRKCDVYSFGICLWEIYCCDMPYPDLSFSEVTSAVVRQNLRPEIPRCCPSGLANVMKRCWDANPDKRPEMDEVVAMLEAVDTTKGGGMLPHDHPQGCLCFRRYRGP
- the LOC126798039 gene encoding uncharacterized protein LOC126798039, with amino-acid sequence MGAYSNDGVLLSPVYSLSSGQDPRFSKYVHDNVHGSIDLDPLSLKFIDTEEFQRLRDLKQLGVTNSVFPGAVHSRFGHSLGVYWLAGEAVQRLKNYQGLELDIDRFDLQTVKIAGLLHDVGHGPFSHLFEREFLPRVQSGSHWSHEDMSVKMIDHIVNQHHIEIDSEMIKRVKEMILASETAMPIRSREKPFLYEIVANGRNGIDVDKFDYIVRDSRACGLGCNFEFKRLMETMRVLDDEICYRYKERRTVHKLFATRADLYQTVYTHPKVKAIELMVVDALVKANDYLQISSHIEDPAEYWKLDDSIIKTIETAPNEELKESRDLILRIRRRNLYQFCNEYTVPKEQMEHFKNVTAQDIVCSQRNGGIILKEEDVAVTNVRIDLSRGSQNPLLSVNFFQDYDSMVKFPISDDQISHLLPASYQDLIVRVYSKKPELVGPISEAFEIFQLKTYGIKAQICPTPEKKKRPRGF